ACAACACCTCAGCAATTGCAATCACCAAGAACTCTGTGTTCCATCAAAAGACCAAACACATTAACAGAAGATACCATTTCATCAAGGATGCACTGAAGGATGGCATCATTGATCTGGTGTACTGTCCAACTAATGAGCAACTTGCTGATATCTTCACAAAACCTCTGCCTAAAGATCGGTTTAATTATCTCAGGAGCATGCTAGGAGTGAAATCAGCTCAAgacttaaaggggagtgttgaattataagtctcTAGCTGATTAAGTATTAGAAATAAGATGAGTTTTAATGTGTGTATTCACTTGAGCATATCTGCCAAGTGTAAGGTTAAATGATGtaaggccatgagtgccatgtggTATTTGATCCATGTAATTAGGTGATGAGTGACTAAGATTAAAAGTAGTGTTTTGTGTGGTCCTAAAGCTAAGGCCATCAATTAAATGTAAAGCAGTGAGAGTGCGCATTGTGTGTGCTGTACAAAGATTATTCCTCTGCAATACTTTTGCATgagagaacaaaaaaaaaagaaaacttttcGATTCAGCTTCTTCTGGTTTTCTGCTTTCTTGCTTCTGTTCAGCCTTCTGGAAATTAAAACCCAGCTGAATCAAGATACACTAACATAAGTAGTTTTCGTATCGAAGCCCAGGTGTCGTTTGCACCAGTTTCGAGTAGAGCTTCTACAGAACCACTTAAAGACGAAGAAAGTTTTTTTTCCGAAAAATAAAGGGTATTTGCATTAAGAAATTTGAATAACAACAGATTATGAGCCTAACGTCATAAGAATAGTCTTAGAATAACCACGACTTTGATACATTATCAGAGCACTACCTCATAGTTGGAATTCAATTCTGCCAGTTTTGCACTACGAACCGATGATGCATGTGCATCTATATCACGTCGAAGCTTTTCCCGGACTTTTGAAGCATCCCAATTAGTTTGTTGTATGGCAGCAtctgaaaggagaaacatgTTGAAGTAATGAAAGAaatattttggttgacaaacatGTTAATTAGCTAAACAAATCTATTACCTGCACATCCTTTCTCAAACTCAAGCATAGAAGACTGAGCACAGGTACGAACAGATGAAGCGAATCCTTCTCCTTTGTTCAACGATTGCTCCAGCCTCACTTGAAAATCTTCAAGAGCTTTACAACGTAGGTGTCCGAGCATGGCCGAGTACGCAGGGTAAACAAACTGGACAATTCAGAGGAAAGAAACATATATGATTCTCATTAGTGGCAACTACGAATTTACAAAGTTGACCACACCAAGTCCAACAGACCCTTTAACCAATTTCATTTTGAACTTTGTGAACTTTGAAGACCATCTGAAGTATAAGGCTATGTTACTTTTCGCGTATTACATAACAAACAAGCTGTATTTGTCCTCTCAGTTTATCAGAGTGAGATTAGTGACTTTAAGCTTCTGGTAATGTAATTAGATGGAGTAATgctccgtttttttttttttttttttttttttgggagaagAAAGTCATGCTCCAGTAATGATGTTTAGCTGTTGATTTAAGCATAATTATTTGATAGCGATACTTGAAGGATAAAGTTTATGTTGCCAAACCACTTCATTATAATGGTGTTCATTCAGAGATTGAGGCCAACAGTAACGTAGCATATGAAACTGACAACCTAACTAAAACCACTACTAATCACGGCTTCCCTAAGTTGCAAAAATTGTCCAAGAAACTGAAAACTTAACTAAACCCTAGAGAGACAAAAGAGAGTAGACATACATCCAATGCTTTTGACTCCAACAGTTGCCGTTTTGAGTTCCCTACACCTTCATCAAAGTAGATGGCCTCCATGTCATACCTATGGTGCATAAGCGAGATCAAGACATACAAAATAAAGTCAGAACTAGAAACAGTACAAACCCATAGAACACTAACAATAAACCTTCCAACGAATAGTAAACACACAACAGGTAAGAATACATATAAACATTTAGTTTTAGTGgcaaaattaaaacccaaaaaaacaaGGTGGACGGTGTTACATGTGAAAAATGCGTTCAAGTTATATGATTGATTAAAAACATAATTAAACCAGAGCCAAACTTACTCGGAAAGATAGGTGGCTAGAATGGAACTGAGCCTTTGACCAAAGCCTTGTACGGGACCAGTTTCAACAGCTTCTTGCAGTGCCAATTAACCCTAAATCGTGTTCACCCAAGTAATGACGAATAAAACTTTCTTGAATACGCTAGAAGTATAAGCATCTCAAAAATGGAGATAAATGACCACATACCTCATCGTGGACCGACTGTTTGAATTTCTGGTTGGCAATCTCTTCACACCGAACCGTAGCAACCATAACCTAATTAAATTACAGTATGTGTATATATTATATGCATATGAGAAGTGAAGACCACAAATTATCAATGGGAAGAAGATAAACTAACAAACCTTGTGAGCGGGAAGATCCAAGTCCTTGTTTTCTTTGATTACTTTCCAAATCTGTTGTGCACTAAAGGAAAATCCTGACGCAGGGACAACACCCCTTCTATCGCCAGCAAGCCCTCCTGGAGAAATAGAATGGAAAAAGccatctctctttctttctcttttgtgATGCGTCCATCTCAGCCTCCCCAAGCAACTCGGCCGCTGCGTTGCTGCAGGCCATGGCGAACAGTTCCACTCGAAAATCCGTCCAATTTGAGAGAGAGTCAAAGAACTCGGGGAGGAATCGGACCTCGTAGTTTTGGATGTGGCTCGCCAGATGAGCCATGGTTTCCAGCGAAAACGGGCACAAAAATTTTGGTCTCGGATCTTCGACCTGGATTCCCATCGACAAAATCGAACAGCACAGATTGAAGGTAATGTATATGTGTGTCTGAGGGTTTGAAATTCATATTCCCGTTTTCTTCTAAGTATTATACAAGAAATacgaaaaaaaaactattattattcttataacaaatttaattagaattgagaatatatatattcgACCTAGCTGAATTCAAATCTACTTCGAGTTATGTCGTAAATTTTTTTGAGGTGCTCATAAGGTTTACGAGCCAAACATACCACAAACGCTCAAGCTTGGTTTGTTTATTAATCGAGCCGAACTAGGCTTGGCTTGGCTCATTCATGACCCAAGCTTCGACGAGCAAAACACGGTGCGAGCCCGAATTGTTTCGAGCCAAGTTATAGCCCTAATCCTAAGACAGTTGAATTGAATATGTAATGTTCTGTGACAATAACTGTGAAATTGTGTAATCTAAAACTCTGTGACATTTTGACATTGGTATTTTAAAGCAAGTTGATGCAAtactaaggggtggtttgggagtgaggtgcttaaaaaaaaaacacccatggaaaaaagttgtgagagttttaggtgtttggtaaactgaaaaaaatggcttattttggaagttgctgtgagaataagctgaaatcaaaagaaaaagctaAAGCTACTATTTGCagttttggaaaactggctttttttttcaaagcacacagagctacagtgctcatttaatgaaaagacccactatcagactgcttttttttttttccaaaagcactttaacaaaaaagtttaccaaacactctgctgatttatttcacaaccgcttattctcataacagccgcttattctcacagcagttttttttcaaaacacaacaataccaaaccagccctaattcATATTGGACTTGGGTTATACAACAGTAGTTAGAAGGAATTGAATACAATTCTCTTTTTATTGGAATTTCCGTTAGATAAGTTTGGTTTAATATAGCAACAACACAAATTTCGAAAGAAAAATGATAGggatattttggatgcggtccatAATCCTTaaaattctttgattaaaatcttaataatattcaaagtttgatcaaggtcccttgactttgagcacctcattatattactattaatatttatagttttatagttttgacattaattgtttgatattttatgagatttataatcctataaatttaaaatccctcattataataccaTTAGAAatagttacaataaaaaaattcaaacattttgattgaataaatggataaaaactatgtaaaaataataaataataaatggcaaaataatgtatccatagtgttaaaaaaattggtacattttacaaacaaattggtacatttcacatataacaaagtggtacattaataaagaagaatgggtacattagaaataaattagggtacagataaaagattaaaaattatgaatacaaatgaatttttaaaaatataggctctaaaagaaattaatacatgggtacaaaataaaactaaaaagaaaatactacaaatttaaaaaaaatgttgcaaattaaaagtgggtacaaactaaaaatataaatatagatacaaagtttaggcataaaatatAAAGATACCATATATAATTTTTCCATCATTAATtaaatgtcacgtgacggtatacacatgggtacaaacacaaataaaactttaaaaaatatgggcacaaaaagaaactaatatatgggtacaaattaaaaatgaaaagaaaattggtacaaattaaaaaatatttgcaaattaaaaataggtacaaactaaaaataaaaatatatgataaaaattttagccataaatataaatatactaattgtaacatttttatcatcaaaggaatatatttaaaaataaaaaaaatatattttattattcaaataattaatgatgttattaatacccaaggaccttgataaaaaattgaaaatgaataggattttaatcaatggagtaacaaaaagaaggatgtgaacctaattttcccaaaaTGATAACTTGAAATAACTGCAAAGGGAACCCTGCACTCATGATGCAAAGGGTCTATAACGCTTTCTATCTATCTCTGTTGTCTTTGACTTATCATATAAGAAGGAGATAAGAGAAAAAAGCGTATAAAGACTCATTACAAATTCTTTTAATCAGTTTGATTGtctatttttttaatgtaataatatatatttttaatataatatatataaggtATCCTCCAGTTAATTCAAATCAAAGCAATTGGATGTCGGACTCGGCCTATATGACATACATCACCAACACTCcacatttttcatatatttcgtACTTCACCAACACTCCAcctttttcatatattccatacaTTGCCAGCACTCCACCTTTTTCATATAACACTCCACCTTCCAGTCCAAATGGAATACGATTCGCTTTCAATTTGCCTTAATTCATCAAAGTGTTCTAGAGAGAGGCTCATCTTCTCTCTCCTCAAAATAAGAGAGTCCCGTGGAGTAGTTATTGGAGGCCTTTTTTTGTCAGCATCGTCCCAAAAAAGGGCAAAGAATTGCTCTTGACCTTTGATATTATATTTCACCATCTGTGTTTGCCAATTggcattttcatcttttttttttccaagtagAACACTCAGTGAATTACACCATGCACAAAATGCATAAGAGTTTTAGAACATTGGTGCACAATGACCATTTCTTGAAGCtcctaaataaccaaaaatcTCGATTCCTCAGACCAGAACTTTACAGCACTTCGGCTCATGCTGGCCGTGCGATCATCAGCAAAGGTTCAGCGCAAAGTTTCATACTTTCAAAGAACGTATGTATGGATTTGATTGAATTTGTAATCATTTAAAAGATGGGATTTTCTGTTGTGGTTTTTGCAGCGGCTGTTGCTTGGGAAGCAGGGAAGCCCTTGGTGATAGAGAAGGTGGAGGTTGCTCCACCGCAAGCCAGTGAAGTTAGGGTCCAAATCAAATACACCTCTCTTTGTCACACTGATGTCTACTTCTGGGAAGCCAAGGTCAGCAAATACACAATCCATATAACCATGTATACATGATTATATGGATTAACTGAGAAATATACGCAAACAGAATCCGGTTACAaactttcaataaaaatttggaCTGGAAGGATACTAAAACGGTCCTATTTACGTATATTTCTCTCAAACTTTTCATTCTACTTTTTATAACTTATTAATCTTCTGTTATTTGTTTTGCTTCCGGGAATTCAGGGCCAGACACCATTGTTCCCTAGGATTTTCGGACATGAAGCAGCTGGGTAGGTTGTTGCTTTTAAGTGAATCTTACCAAAAGTTAAGTTGGTATTTATGTCTAGTTGCTTTCCAGTCttgattctttttctttcttatgtTTCCCCATGTTTTTGTCCAAATTATGAATGCAAATGCTTATTTTTTGTGACAGCGTCGTTGAGAGTGTTGGCGAAGGCGTTAAGAACCTCAAGCCGGGGGATCATGTGCTTCCAGTTTTCACTGGGGAATGTGGGGATTGCCCACATTGCAAGTCTGAGGAAAGCAACATGTGTGAGCTGCTGAGAATCAATTGCGATAGAGGAGTCATGATTGGTGATGGGAAAGCAAGGTTTTCGCAGAATGGGACTCCGATTAATCACTTTCTCGGCACATCCACATTTAGCGAGTACACAGTTATCCACGAAGGCTGCCTCGCCAAGATCGACCCAAAGGCACCGTTGGATAAAGTCTGCATCCTCAGTTGTGGTGTGTCAACCGGCTTAGGTGCCACTCTGAATGTAGCAAAACCAAAGAAGGGTTCTTCAGTTGCTATCTTTGGACTTGGGGCTGTTGGCCTCGCTGTAAGTTTTGGGAACAAACTGATTTTTACATTCCCGTTTTCTCCCATTACGCACATCCCTTTAATTTTATCGATCCTTGGTTCTCTCTTGATTTATTCAGTCCTAAGGACAGAAAAAGAGGAGCGCAGGGGGAGGAAACGAGAGTTCGATCAAATACTTAGCGTTGTTTCCCATTTGGTAGTTTTGGTAGTTAGAATTATAAGTGTTTCTCTTTCAGGCTGCAGAAGGTGCAAGAATTTCTGGGGCATCAAGGATTATTGGGGTAGACTTGAATCCCAATAGATTTGAGCAAGGTATAGTTGAAATTTTATACATTGTCGTCGTTAAATTACCATGGTTTAAAAACTATTGGCAAAACATAAGAAACCAATTCTTGCTGAAAACTTTGGTTTACCTGGTTTAGCCAAGAACTTCGGAGTAAACGAGTTTGTGAACCCGAAAGACCATAACAAGCCAGTGCAGGAGGTGAAGACTCATTCTTAATTTATACTTAAACCCTCTCACAGACAGTTCAACTATACTCAATCCTATATCATATCTTTACAATCGACAGGTTATCGCTGAGATGACGGATGGTGGAGTTGACAGAAGCTTAGAGTGCACTGGGAACATTAATTCGATGATCTCCGCTTTCGAATGTGTTCATGATGTAtgcttaatttttatattaacagAAGTTACAATTTAAGAGTTGATAACTTGCAACTCAAGAAACATATATGTTTGGATTGGTAATGAAACAGGGGTGGGGTGTAGCGGTGCTAGTAGGAGTGCCAACCAAAGATGCAATCTTCAAGACAAACCCCATGAAAGTACTTGATGAAAGAACCCTCAAAGGAACATTTTTCGGCAACTACAAGCCTCGGAGCGACCTTCCCTCTCTCGTGGACATGTACATGAACAAGGTAACCTAAGTTTCTTCGAAAAATCTCCAATACTTTCTCGAGTGATCGGTTCTTCGATTGTGGATTTTAACGAATGTTTTCTTGATCACTTTTGATACAGAAACTGGAAGTAGAGAAGTTTATAACGCATCGACTTCCTTTCTCGGAGATCAACAGAGCTTTTGACCTAATGTTGAAGGGGGAAGGCTTGCGGTGCATCATTAGCATGGAAGAGTAGGATTAATGTCCAAATTCATATactaattaactataataatagCAATAAAGCTCTTAATTAGCATCACAAGATAACCAATGTGTATCCGAGTCAGTGACGAGAGACTCAAAATCAGACTGAGACTCCGATGCAGACTCAGACAGCGGAGGAGCAGAAGCTGGTGGCGGTGTACAATTTGATGGTGGTCGAATTATAAATACATGATACAAACTGGAGAATGAAGAATCGAACACAAAATCTGTAATGCAAAGAGGAGTGTTATACGTCGTTGTCTGATGTTATTGTAACATCTTTTTAAAAGTTGTGAAAAACAAGCAAGCAGATTTTGTGCCGCCACTAACTATATACCGTCACAATTTCCTACCATCCATCAATGCTAACTTCTGTGGGAAAGACCATTCTTTTGTGTTTAATAAGATCTCCATGAGCTCTGCAAAGAATACAAGCATTTGACTTCCGCACCACTTCCCCGGAGTGGGGCAACGCCTCACAGTCAGGTTAGCTGTGCTAGGCCTTTCCTAAAAGCTTAAACCAAATCCCTTGTTCCATGTGATGTGGCTGTTACTTATACTTCTCCATGATTCTTCTGGCTTCTTCTAGACTGTCGTCCATCCTGTCCTCCTTTGGTGTTGAGGTGGTGCCTCCACTCCACCTCGGCCCTTCATCCTTATTCAAAGCAATGAATATAAAGTATACAAGTCCCATCGTAGCCTGTTATCATTGAATGCTTACTTCAATACAGTTATATGATATATgtacttacaaaacaaagactaTCCATACAAGAATAATGTTCTCTTATTGACGACGAGTATATTGTCTACATAGCATCTCATTTCTTTAAAGGCTTATTTTTTCTTATGCCCCTTGGAACTTGAACATAAATCCCACTTCCCCCCTCATACAAAAATATCGCCACTTTGCACCTTGAAACTCAATTTTCGCTCTACTGTGGTTAGATTCTGTCTATTCCGTTAAAAAGAGAGGAAATCTGCTTACGTGGAAGAAATATTGCTTACGTGGAAGAAATATCTACTTACGTGGAAGAAAAATTGGTCCCAATATGGTGAATCCAATCATCCCATTCTCAATGAAGAAGACTCAAAAGCAAGAGCAATTGTTTCAAAACAGGTGGGTTCCAAATTTCCAATTAGCTACCTTTTCATCCCAACTATGTCCTTTAATATTACCAACCCATGAGGATTAACTCAAAGAACTGAATACACAAATCACAACTAACACATCTCAATCACTCTTCCCTGACCTCCCTCATCATAAGCCATACGGCCGATACCCACACCAGTATTAACCCCTCCCTCATCAGCCGTTGTCCATCGAAGAGAGAGTAACagaaagtaattattataaataaagggaAGAGGGAGGTGGCGATGGGGAGGGAAGTGGGGAGTGGGGAGGGCACGGGGGAGGAGATgggttcctttttttctttttttattgtcaTGTCAACACTGAAAATGGAACTCTAATACCACATACGAGGAAATTACTAAATTGCCCTTCCACATTAGCATATTTAACGGAAAGGGCAGATTTTGACCAAAGTGGAGCGAATATTGAGTTCCCGGGTGTAAAGTGGTGATTGCTTCAAAAGGGAAAGTGAGACTAAATTCGAGTTCTAGGGGGCATGCCAAAAAAAAGCCTTCTTTACAGTAAGGTAGCAAAATAAGCAATCTACTGTTCTTGCAGGAAGAAAGAGATAGACAACGTACCAGCACAAAGAAAGCTGTAGACAGGAAAGATTTGAGCACAAATAGTGAAAGAGTCAACGCCACTATAGTCACGGAAACCCTTGCAACTGGTCTCGGTACTGAATTCTAGCATCCCAAAAGCAAAATGAAAACAGAATATCAACGATCTTCAATTTGTACTGAAAGCAAGAAAAACACTGTGCACTGAAATGCAAATAAAACTTCGAAAAGGGTAAGACTCTGCAGAATTACCGGCACGAGATTGGTTCCTGCCTCAACTCCATCTCGCCCAACCTTCCATGCCGTTTGCAGAGCTATTTACATAATTTAACAAGTAGTTAACACAAATGTAAACATAAAACTGGTAGTAACTATTTGCTCTCTTGTATGAGCAGGACAACAACAAAAGTAAATCATGTGATGCAGAGGGGTAGCAACATTGTTAATTTGATgtgaattttaagttttaaagaaCAAAACGTCCTCGAAATGATAATGTAACTCAAAAACTCAACCACAAACCTAATATCTTATCCTAACAATTAAAAATCCTGACTCAAAATTAGTCTGCATTTAAAGGTCGTAATAGAAATGCCTTCTTGGACAACTTTTCATGGAATTAGAAGTGGATCCTCTATAAGAGTTTTCCGTtgacaaaaacagaaaaataacaATAAGGGGATCAATTCTTATGAACCTCGAACCATAAAAGATCAAATGTCACGTGACCAAAATTTCCCTAAGAAAATCACACTTACTGCACATTGCACATCAGTAATCAGTCAGTGTTTCACCCACCAAATATTAGGCTTTCATGGGTTATGCATGATTAGCCTGTTCCCTCAACTGAAGTCTATATTCTTTAATCTTCCTGCACGAAGATTTAAGTATTCACAAAAATTATCATTCTAGTCACAACTTCACTGCCTCTACAATAACCTCAATGTTTCATGCACGATAGAAATCATCGCAATTGTTTTTCGGGCCAGTCAGGCACACTTTCACTCTCCTAACCAAAAATCACTGGAATATAGTTTCTGTCCAAATCTGTCTATTGATACACAAATCTAAATCTAGAGACTACAAAATTCCATTATCTAACAGAAAACGAACATGCTTTCTGCATACATATGCACATTACTTCCTACTCACCATTACCATTCAGCTgcccaaaaacagaaaaaacccTATACagaaacaacaaaaattaaacaaaccCACCAAGTAAAAATGTTCAGGATGCCATTCAATACTACAAATTAGAAGAACAAAAGCAGTGAAGTGCAGCTAACCTTTGAAGATGTTGGACTGTGAAGCAAATACAACAGGAACAACAAAGCGATGATTCTGAGTCCTCTGCCTCTTAATCCGTATAGCTGAGAGCAAAGACTGCTTCTTGAGCCTTAAAGATGAATTGGAGGAGAAGAACTGAGAGTGGGTGAAAGCTAGGGATTGATTCTTGTAACAATTTGGGGATTGTGCGGTTATGCAGCACAGGCTTTGCAGCATAACCGAACCCGCCATCGAATTTATCTTTCTGCAAATATGTCACGGAAAATTAATTGGGAGAGCTTCAACCGCCATTTGAGGTTTTACACAGGAAGAAGGAGATCGGTGTGCGACTCCCTCTCAGCCTCAGAAGCGGAGCGTTGGAAAGGGCCTACCGATGCCCAAAATGTAACAGAGTTGTTTATTTTTATCTGACCTTTTTTATGGGCCAATTTGTCATgcccttctaattttttatttatttctatttgCAGATTTAGCGGAACCAagtcaaattaaattaatataacaTGACTCAATTGATTATGATAAAATGTTTCTTGGCAATTCCTATTAAGATTTTTGTGAGAAGAAAATCTATCAAAAAGTATTAATTTATGAAGAAGGCCACATCAATTTAGAAGGGAGGCCATGAAAAAATTGATTAAGATGGTTTAGACATGTGAAACAAAAATTTATAGATGATCCAGTTA
This genomic interval from Malus domestica chromosome 05, GDT2T_hap1 contains the following:
- the LOC103435797 gene encoding alcohol dehydrogenase 1 yields the protein MHKMHKSFRTLVHNDHFLKLLNNQKSRFLRPELYSTSAHAGRAIISKAAVAWEAGKPLVIEKVEVAPPQASEVRVQIKYTSLCHTDVYFWEAKGQTPLFPRIFGHEAAGVVESVGEGVKNLKPGDHVLPVFTGECGDCPHCKSEESNMCELLRINCDRGVMIGDGKARFSQNGTPINHFLGTSTFSEYTVIHEGCLAKIDPKAPLDKVCILSCGVSTGLGATLNVAKPKKGSSVAIFGLGAVGLAAAEGARISGASRIIGVDLNPNRFEQAKNFGVNEFVNPKDHNKPVQEVIAEMTDGGVDRSLECTGNINSMISAFECVHDGWGVAVLVGVPTKDAIFKTNPMKVLDERTLKGTFFGNYKPRSDLPSLVDMYMNKKLEVEKFITHRLPFSEINRAFDLMLKGEGLRCIISMEE
- the LOC103435965 gene encoding uncharacterized protein, encoding MAGSVMLQSLCCITAQSPNCYKNQSLAFTHSQFFSSNSSLRLKKQSLLSAIRIKRQRTQNHRFVVPVVFASQSNIFKALQTAWKVGRDGVEAGTNLVPNSVPRPVARVSVTIVALTLSLFVLKSFLSTAFFVLATMGLVYFIFIALNKDEGPRWSGGTTSTPKEDRMDDSLEEARRIMEKYK